The Deinococcota bacterium genome contains the following window.
AATGCCCAAATTAGCTGGTGTCAATCATCAGGATGCCGTTCGAGCATTGCAGAAGGCAGGATTTCGAGTTTCCCGGCAAGGAAAACACATTGTGATGACGGATGGCACCCATATTCTGACGATTCCACGGGCGAATCCGGTGAATGCTTATACGATGGGTGGGATGGTGCGAGATGCCGGCCTAACGATTGAGGAATTCAAGAAACTGCTGTAGGAAATGCCAGCCAACGCGCGTTTGCAGCCGACCTTTCTGTGGCGTCTGTGATCGAGTTGTCCATTTTGGTTATCCTGAGCGAGAAGCGGCTGAAACGCAGACCGTTGGGCGGCATGATGCACTCTTGCTGCGGCACCTGGGAGAACCTGTGAAACCGAAACGGCTCTCACGAACTGTGATCTACGAAGATCCGTGGGTCAATGTGTACGCTGATAGGGTGCAGTTTCCTAACGGTCGCGTGATTGACAAGCATCATCTGCTGGAGTTCGAAAGTCCGTCTGTCGTCGCTGTCGTAGAGAACCATCTTGACCAGCTTTTGCTTGTGTGCGTCATGCACTATACCACTGGGACGGAAACATGGGAGCTGCCGGCAGGCGGGATAGAAACGGGAGAATCGCTAGTGCAAGCGGCCCAACGTGAGGTCATGGAAGAAACAGGCTATACGACCATAGCTCACATGAGGCAACATCATGCATATCATCACCCGTAAACGGCTCAATGATTTTGCAGCCCTTCACCCCGAAACGAAGAGCGCGCTTCAGCATTGGTACAGGCAGGTGAAAGCTGGTTCGTTCGGGTCCTTCGCTGAGTTGCGAGCCGTCTTCCCAAATGCCGACCAAGT
Protein-coding sequences here:
- a CDS encoding type II toxin-antitoxin system HicA family toxin; its protein translation is MPKLAGVNHQDAVRALQKAGFRVSRQGKHIVMTDGTHILTIPRANPVNAYTMGGMVRDAGLTIEEFKKLL
- a CDS encoding NUDIX domain-containing protein, producing MHYTTGTETWELPAGGIETGESLVQAAQREVMEETGYTTIAHMRQHHAYHHP
- a CDS encoding type II toxin-antitoxin system HigB family toxin; this encodes MHIITRKRLNDFAALHPETKSALQHWYRQVKAGSFGSFAELRAVFPNADQVGRLTVFNIGGNKARLIAAIHYNRQKVYVRAVLTHDAYDKGSWKE